Proteins encoded in a region of the candidate division WOR-1 bacterium RIFOXYB2_FULL_36_35 genome:
- a CDS encoding thiamine-phosphate diphosphorylase, producing MGIYPVISPDFCAEKDPIFILQEILKGGAKIVQLRDKKNPEQYVLEFRKLTNKYNALLIINDSVDIALKYNADGVHLGQEDMPLIDARKIAPNLLIGVSTHNLKEALFAQENGASYVNIGPIFPTKTKDKLSGFLGVTAIKEISSHLIIPFTVMGGINKNNIDQILESGAKKIAMVTGITHAYDIKKTVKTLIEKIKP from the coding sequence ATTGGCATTTATCCAGTTATAAGCCCGGATTTTTGCGCAGAAAAAGACCCTATTTTTATTTTGCAGGAGATATTAAAAGGTGGCGCAAAAATAGTTCAGCTTCGCGACAAAAAAAATCCAGAACAATATGTTTTGGAGTTTAGAAAACTGACAAACAAATATAATGCCCTGTTGATTATAAACGATTCTGTTGACATCGCGTTAAAATACAATGCTGATGGGGTCCATCTTGGCCAGGAAGATATGCCACTTATTGATGCAAGAAAAATAGCCCCTAATCTTCTTATCGGTGTTTCCACCCACAATTTAAAAGAAGCATTGTTTGCTCAGGAAAACGGAGCTTCTTATGTAAACATTGGGCCTATTTTCCCAACTAAAACAAAAGATAAACTTTCAGGTTTTTTGGGAGTTACAGCCATAAAAGAAATCTCCTCCCATTTAATAATCCCTTTTACCGTAATGGGAGGAATAAACAAAAATAATATTGATCAAATCTTAGAATCCGGAGCAAAAAAAATAGCTATGGTCACAGGAATAACCCACGCTTATGATATAAAAAAAACCGTCAAAACCTTGATAGAAAAAATCAAGCCTTAG
- a CDS encoding isoleucine--tRNA ligase has translation MEFKQTLNLPKTDLPIRANSNAAQEEFLKFWTDNEIYKKLLEKNKEKEKFILHDGPPYANGHIHLGHAINRILKDIVIKYKSMSGFYSPFIPGWDCHGLPIETQLLKELGDKKHDIGILEFRKRCHDYAMNFVYIQRDESIKLGLLGDWFNPYLTLDPPYEEKIIETFGKLSDEGYIYRGLKPIHWCPNCETALAEAELEYEDEKSPSIYVKFKVKDSKSVSLKNPVFFIIWTTTPWTLPANVAIAAHPKYEYAFVHVNDEIWIIAEGLVTAVMEKFGVSDYKIIDKTKGENLEGISTAHPFLERDSILVLDEYVTLEQGTGLVHIAPGHGMEDYKVGLNYKLPIIMPVDEKGYFDNTLPDFISGKNIIEANKIIGQRLESDGNLLKLEFIKHSYPHCWRCKKPVIFRATEQWFISVEHNNMREKALNAVAETKWIPSWGENRIRGMINTRPDWCISRQRSWGVPIPAFYCTKCKKVHFGGKYNKAVQELVKKEGTDGWFKKEAKEILPQGIKCECGNSEFSKETDILDVWFESGSSHAAVLETRLSWPADLYLEGSDQHRGWFQSSLLTSVGVKGKAPFKSVLTHGFTIDDKGKKMSKSLGNVIDPLDVIKKYGADVLRLWVASTDFRNDMAASDKILKQVQDAYLKIRNTCRFLISNLSDFEKPLALDNLEEIDKWILTKLNELIKKINSAYEQYELHIVYHALYDFCVTDLSAHYLDMSKDRLYCDKKDSKNRKSAQTAINEILITLLRLMAPILSFTAEDIYRYYKKCTVESVQWKVESVFLLDLPRDKKEFENLASKEEWEKLFEIREKVYKKIEEARSEKKIASSVSAMVLILAKDKELKLLLSYKKTLEIFFIVSKVEIKEGDFDVAISPAPGEKCERCWQVKESVGQNNEHATLCERCVETVKLLN, from the coding sequence ATGGAATTTAAACAGACTCTTAATTTGCCAAAAACCGATCTTCCTATACGCGCAAACTCAAATGCTGCTCAAGAGGAGTTTTTGAAGTTCTGGACTGACAATGAAATCTATAAAAAACTTCTTGAGAAAAACAAAGAGAAGGAAAAATTTATTTTACATGACGGTCCACCTTACGCAAACGGGCATATTCACCTTGGCCATGCAATAAACAGAATATTAAAGGATATAGTCATTAAATATAAGTCGATGTCAGGATTTTATTCCCCCTTTATACCAGGTTGGGATTGTCACGGGCTTCCAATTGAAACCCAATTACTAAAAGAGCTTGGAGACAAAAAGCATGATATCGGAATTTTAGAATTCAGAAAAAGATGCCACGATTATGCCATGAATTTTGTCTATATACAAAGAGATGAATCGATAAAACTCGGACTTTTGGGAGATTGGTTCAACCCCTATCTGACCCTTGATCCTCCATATGAAGAAAAAATAATTGAAACTTTTGGTAAACTGTCAGATGAAGGATATATTTATAGAGGCTTAAAACCGATTCACTGGTGCCCAAATTGTGAAACAGCTCTTGCTGAAGCTGAACTCGAATATGAAGATGAAAAATCCCCGTCGATTTATGTTAAATTTAAAGTTAAAGACTCAAAATCGGTCAGTTTAAAAAATCCTGTTTTCTTTATAATATGGACAACAACCCCATGGACATTGCCCGCAAATGTTGCAATTGCAGCCCACCCTAAATATGAATATGCTTTTGTCCATGTAAACGATGAAATCTGGATAATAGCGGAAGGGCTTGTAACAGCTGTCATGGAAAAATTTGGCGTTTCAGATTATAAAATAATAGATAAAACAAAAGGAGAAAATCTCGAAGGAATTTCAACCGCACACCCCTTTCTTGAAAGAGATTCTATCCTGGTTCTTGATGAGTATGTCACGCTGGAACAAGGAACTGGACTTGTACATATTGCTCCAGGACACGGAATGGAAGATTATAAAGTAGGATTAAATTACAAACTTCCGATAATAATGCCAGTTGATGAAAAAGGATATTTTGATAACACTCTCCCCGATTTTATTTCCGGGAAAAACATCATAGAAGCAAACAAGATAATAGGCCAAAGGCTTGAAAGCGATGGAAATCTTCTTAAACTTGAATTTATAAAACATTCATATCCCCATTGCTGGAGATGTAAAAAACCTGTAATATTCCGTGCAACAGAACAGTGGTTTATCTCTGTAGAACACAACAATATGAGAGAAAAGGCGTTAAACGCTGTTGCAGAAACAAAATGGATCCCAAGCTGGGGTGAAAATAGGATTAGAGGAATGATAAATACCCGTCCCGACTGGTGCATCTCAAGACAACGCTCATGGGGAGTTCCAATTCCTGCTTTTTACTGCACAAAATGCAAAAAAGTTCATTTTGGGGGCAAATACAATAAAGCTGTCCAGGAATTGGTTAAAAAAGAAGGGACTGACGGTTGGTTTAAAAAAGAGGCAAAAGAGATCCTTCCACAAGGAATAAAATGTGAATGCGGCAATTCTGAATTTAGCAAAGAGACAGATATTCTCGATGTATGGTTTGAATCCGGCTCATCCCATGCCGCAGTTTTAGAAACAAGATTATCCTGGCCTGCAGACCTTTACCTTGAAGGATCGGACCAGCACAGAGGATGGTTTCAATCTTCCCTGTTAACATCTGTCGGAGTAAAAGGAAAAGCTCCGTTTAAATCTGTTTTGACACACGGCTTTACAATAGACGACAAAGGGAAAAAAATGAGTAAATCCCTGGGAAATGTCATAGATCCTCTTGATGTTATAAAAAAATATGGGGCTGATGTTTTGCGCCTTTGGGTCGCATCAACCGATTTTAGAAATGATATGGCTGCCTCCGATAAAATCTTAAAACAGGTACAAGATGCTTATCTAAAAATCAGGAACACCTGCAGGTTTTTGATAAGCAATTTATCGGATTTTGAAAAGCCATTAGCCTTAGATAATTTGGAAGAGATCGACAAATGGATATTAACAAAACTTAACGAATTGATAAAAAAAATCAATTCAGCCTATGAACAATATGAACTTCATATTGTTTATCATGCCTTATATGATTTTTGTGTAACAGACTTAAGCGCACATTATCTTGACATGTCAAAAGACAGGCTTTATTGCGATAAAAAAGATTCTAAGAATAGAAAATCCGCACAAACAGCAATTAATGAAATCTTGATAACATTGCTTAGATTGATGGCTCCGATTTTGAGCTTTACGGCAGAGGATATTTATAGATACTACAAGAAGTGTACAGTGGAAAGTGTACAGTGGAAAGTAGAAAGTGTTTTTTTGCTTGATTTGCCGAGGGATAAAAAAGAATTTGAAAATTTAGCGTCAAAAGAAGAGTGGGAAAAGCTTTTTGAAATACGAGAAAAGGTTTACAAGAAAATAGAAGAAGCTCGCAGTGAAAAAAAGATAGCCTCATCTGTTTCCGCGATGGTTTTAATTTTGGCAAAAGACAAGGAACTTAAACTTCTCTTATCATACAAAAAAACTTTGGAAATCTTTTTTATAGTATCAAAAGTAGAAATAAAAGAGGGAGATTTTGATGTTGCAATCTCCCCTGCCCCGGGAGAAAAATGCGAAAGATGCTGGCAAGTTAAAGAGAGTGTCGGGCAAAACAATGAACATGCCACTTTATGTGAAAGATGCGTTGAAACTGTAAAATTATTAAACTAA
- a CDS encoding DNA lyase — MLKNIKKLYFKEKEKIESKLKEFKNIFDKNGKDELFYELVFCLLTPQSKAKSCWGAIENLKAKNLLKNPHDKKIAKELQRKVRFHNNKAKYVVAARELFLKNGKVDVKSSLKEFENTKAAREWLVENVKGMGLKEASHFLRNIGFGKHIAILDRHILKNLKLLGVIKEMPKSLTQNVYFEIEEKMRRFAEKLGIPLDHLDLLFWRKETGEYFK, encoded by the coding sequence TTGTTAAAAAATATAAAAAAACTTTATTTTAAAGAAAAAGAAAAGATTGAATCAAAGTTAAAAGAGTTTAAAAATATTTTTGATAAAAATGGCAAAGACGAGCTTTTTTATGAGCTTGTTTTTTGTTTGTTGACCCCGCAATCAAAGGCAAAAAGCTGTTGGGGGGCAATAGAAAATCTCAAGGCAAAAAATCTGCTGAAAAATCCTCACGATAAGAAAATTGCAAAAGAGCTTCAACGAAAAGTCCGATTTCACAATAACAAAGCAAAGTATGTAGTTGCGGCAAGAGAACTTTTCTTAAAAAACGGAAAAGTTGATGTCAAATCAAGTCTTAAGGAATTTGAAAATACAAAAGCAGCAAGAGAATGGCTGGTTGAAAATGTCAAGGGGATGGGGCTTAAAGAAGCAAGCCATTTTTTGAGGAATATCGGATTTGGAAAACATATAGCAATCTTGGATCGGCACATTTTAAAGAACTTAAAACTGCTTGGCGTGATAAAAGAGATGCCAAAGAGTTTAACTCAAAACGTTTATTTTGAAATAGAAGAGAAAATGCGACGGTTTGCGGAAAAACTCGGCATCCCGCTCGATCATCTCGATCTTCTCTTTTGGCGCAAAGAGACGGGGGAGTATTTTAAGTAG